A genomic region of Miscanthus floridulus cultivar M001 chromosome 3, ASM1932011v1, whole genome shotgun sequence contains the following coding sequences:
- the LOC136547159 gene encoding uncharacterized protein, with protein MRALPHYYGVELHNFSPNSIAQAAIFVAVCEGYLGIAPHWELWLHLFRATFTTKPGGTRGARKVTRASGCTLHVRQDRQSLYIPAQLSSSNRRWYDSWFYLRNDDGGLPPYTERVVESQPEKWGYGVIKVDQPRLEPLLRALGKLRDRGLSAAVVVAAFHRRRVLPLMARRRRLFEMTPSDPIVGIKMSAFALTDDETLRRVREAVDGKPKLDDLMPFPMRPSRGHISLGIRDVRGSPPPVPEDARR; from the exons atgcgggcgctcccgcattactatggcgtggagcttcacaatttcagccccaactccatcgcgcaggcggccatcttcgtcgccgtctgcgaggggtacttggggatcgctccccactgggagttgtggctccacttgttccgagcgacgttcaccaccaagccggggggaacgaggggggctcggaaggtgacgagggccagcggctgcactcttcacgtgcgccaagaccggcagtccctctacatcccggcccagctgtcatcgtccaaccgtcgttggtatgacagctggttctacctccgcaacgacgacggaggacttcccccttataccgagcgggttgtagagagtcagccagagaaatggggatacggcgtcatcaaggtcgatcagcctaggctggaaccgctcttgagggccttggggaagctgcgtgaccgcggcctttcggcggccgtggtcgtggcggcttttcaccgccggagggtgttgccgctgatggcccggcggcggcggctgttcgagatgaccccgagcgATCCGATCgtcggtatcaagatgtccgccttcgcccttaccgacgacgagaccctgcgtcgggtgagagaggcggtagacgggaagccgaagctcgacgatttgatgccgttcccgatgcgcccgtcgcgggggcacatttcactg gggataagagacgtgcgaggctcgccgccgcccgttcccgaggacgctcGGCGGTga